The following nucleotide sequence is from Harpia harpyja isolate bHarHar1 chromosome 7, bHarHar1 primary haplotype, whole genome shotgun sequence.
AATAGATATTTAAACAGAGTCAAGCCAAGATGTGAGTCAATCAGGCTAGGAGATTTTTGCAAGATGAAATCTCAGTAAACAAActtttttaaataactgcaatTCAAAATCAGCAATTACTGGGTAAGAACTGTGACACTGATGAGTACTGTCcacaaaaaaaaggtaaagccAACCGAAAACTGTTCCCACCAAGCAGTCTACCTAGCTCCATGAAACACAATGCGAATGAATTAAACAGGATCAATTAGGCTATGCCTGACCCCTCTGCTCTTGACTGCTCCCTGCACTTTAACCCCGGCCTTTCCTGAACAACAAGCCTTGTTCTAGATGGGAGCCAATGTATtacagcttgaaaagaaaaagagcaagatgaaaggccagaaagaaaacaagaagagaacttcttagcaatttttttttaccttagtATCTCTGCTAGCTGGGCAGCAGTAGCCCAGCCCCCACGCAGTCGAGAGTGGTCTTGTCTAAGGACCAGCATGCAGTACTGTGTAAGATCATAATCATATATATCTTGCTTAATTTTTTTGGATTCTTCACATCCCAAGGAAGCACTATTTAAAATTCCTGTgggaagaaagcaggagagacACAAAGAGGAGCATAAGATTCTCATGTGCaagatttattttgtctttttccaaaaCGTAAGACAAATATGTGTAGACAGAGCCAGGATTAAGGTAATTCTAAAAGTGCTGACaacagcataaaatattttgtcagcaTTTTTCACTCCTACAGCTACAATCCATTTGTTAGATTTGGGAAGGACAGCTAAACTTAGGTTTCCATTTTCTCATTACACATTTAGTAGTAAAACATACATTACCTGGGATATAGCCCATTCGTACGAATTTCCTAGGCCAGATAAAACCACAACCACTGTGAAACATATAGCTTCCTTATAATTACATCCCAATTTAGAACAGGACCTAACTTGTTTCTACCGTTTCTATGAGCAGTGGCTATGtggcaaaaagaaagacagggGGAGTCACACAGGAGCTCGCAATTGCGTTTCTATGTTAAGACTTAAAAAATTGAATACTGACGACCACTCTGGCTCTCTACCCAAAAGCACTGGGAGAAATGGTTTGACCGAGTGTAAGATCCTTGCCCACATCAGCAGGGGTCTCACAAACACGGTGACAGCTGAGAGGGAGAAAAGACTTCCCCTCCATttgctccccagctcctcctccttATTGTTGCCAAGCCAAACGCCACTCAATACCACTCTCAGGAAAAGCCGTATTACCAACCTTCCAGAGTTTCCAGCCCTGCCAGAAATATTCAGGAAAACCTTCTGTATATAAGAAGGCAGAAGGAAGATGAGCTGTCCAGACTTTACTATCTCATCCTTTTATTTTAGAAACGGTATTAATTACCCTTTAACTTCAGAAGTAGCAGGGGGATGTCCTGTTCTCTGCTCTCAGTGACCTGAGCAGCTAAGGCCAGTACCCGGGGgtctgcagctgccagccccgCGCTGGGCGCGTTGGCCATAGGAAACGGAGAGAGGCCCGCAACACCATCGATTCAAGcctctttccctttttaattgTTTCGATGCGGGCGCGGGGTCCTTAAGCCACTACTTCCATCAAACCACCAGCTGGAAGCTGACGCTCCGCTCCGCGCCTCGGGCTGCAGGTCTCCCCCTGAGGAAGGAAACAAACACGGAGGAAGCCCCATCCACGCTCCTTCGCGTCGCCTCTCGAGGCCGCGGGCAGCGGGGACTGGCTctgccagcagcgcagggctCCAGCAGGGCAGCCCGAGAGAGGCCCCACGGGGCGGGCAGCCGGAGAGGCCTCCCTGAGGGCTGCCAGCATCACCTCagccacggggggggggggggggggaaggggccgCGGAAGGGCGCTGCAGGCCAGCAGGGCGGCGAGGGACAGGTGCCCTCTCCCACCAGTCACCTcagtgccccccccagcctccgctAGTGGCGGTCCCGGTGCCACGGAGCCCCCGGGAGCAGGGTCCCCACGACCCGGGCCGTCAGGGACGCTCTGAGGgaagccccttcccctccctcccccccgtCCCCTCTCACCGCCGTGCGGGGGCTCCCCCACTTCGCGGGGGGAGGGGGTATTGGAAGACCGAACCCGCCGGCTCTAACCCGACCgctcccccacacccccctcccctcacAGCTGTGTGGTCGCGGCCGCGCTCCACCAACCAGAGCTCTCCCCTGAAGGAGGAGGGTGTCATTTGCATATCCGCGTGCGGGCTAGCACCTCCCACAGTTCCACTCGTGGAAATCTACAGAGGGCCGCCTCACCGCCCAATCCAAGCCCACGTTGCCCGTGACGCGCCGCTTGAAGGGGAGGGGCTCCGCCGGCGACTGCCTGTGGCAGCCCGGGTGGGCAGGGCCTATGCCGGTGGGGGTGTGCCCGCCGCCCGTGGGGGCGGGTGGGCGTGCCCGGGCGGTGCGAGGGATGTtcggtggcggcggcagcggcgggggtCGCCCGGGTTCGCCATGGTCTGAGGCGCCGCGATGAACGGAGCGGTCCCGTCGCTTTTCGACCCCAAGGAGCGGGTGTTGAAGCTGGGCGAGAGCTTCGAGAAGCAACCGCGCTGCGCTTTCCACACCGTTCGCTGTGAGCGTGGGGATGGGGCAGACCCGCAGGGGACCGTCGGgcccggaggcggcggcggcggcggcggcgggggggggggaaccgggtgCCGCCGTTCGGCGGCACCCggttccccgccccccccgccgccgcctccgggcCCGACGGTCCCCTGAGGGACGGGGAGGTTGGCCGGGCAGATACTGCGGCCCGGCTTGGCCTTGCTCGCAGGCCCGGTAGCGGAGGGTGGGTCGAAGCAGGCCCGGGCGGGCATCggtgtgagggagggagggaggacatgGCGCGCTGGGttcgcccccgcccccggcttGGGCAGGTATCGAAGCGCTGTCTGTGGAGGAGCTTATCCGTTCGGTCGGCAGGTCGTACCGGGAGACTGACGGGAGCTGAAATATCAGTCGGTTGCTCAGGCAGGGCCCGGGAAGCCGAAGTGAGTTGGCCGCCTTCGTCCCGGGGTTTTGGGGCACACCTGGGAACCGGGTCCCTATGGCTGGGGTGCTGGGCCGGGGTCTCGGGAGCAAGGCGGTGCAGATCAGGTTTCAGATGGCTCCTGGGAGCGCGTTGCTGATGAGGTGTACGGCCATTGTATCCCAGTGCTGCCCCTCGCTTACTTTCTGGGCACAAACTTCGTTTTTTACACCTTTTGCATCCAGCGTTCTGTCTCGACGCAGTTCTGCTGAAAACCGAACCGGGCTGAGCCTCCGGCTTTGCCCTCTTTCCTGGTGCTTAGTTTTTGGAAGTACAATTCAGCAACCAAAGGTTAAAGGCAGTATTAATCACAAAGCTGGTATACCCTCCCTGAGTACATAATTACTATCTCGAGAGGTGTGTGCTCAAAGATTCTGAGGGTAGCTAGGAAACAAATGCTCTCAGGATTATAGTTCTGGTAATTTAGGactgctgcttctggttttgatGTCTCATTATTTATAGACTGATTCCCCAAGATTCAGTCTCACGTACGTTCTCTGGAGAATGTCCCGTATGCTTTCACGCAGTGCAGTGAGATGGGTAATGTGCTTTCTGTGAGCAAATGGAACGGCACTTGGTAGGATTGTCTGCAACtgtgggaggggaagagagggaagggagcGGGCAAAAGCTATAAATGGATTTAAACAAATGCTGTAACTTGAAATTTACCCTAATTTCAAAGAGGACTAAAAACCACGTCTGGTACCTCCTACCCTTACGATTTCTTGCTGACTCCTGTAATTTGATGATTtattctgaaatctgttttgaaatcTCTCTTCCTTTCCAACAAATGAGACACAGAAACTGGCAAGTTCATTGGTTCCATGAAATGCACATGCAAAAATATCCTTCCCTGACACCTGAAGTTTTTGTTAACAAATGAGTAAAGGGGAAGACATCTGCTGGTTAAAAGCTAAGATCAGAAGTCTGTTTATGGACACTGGAATCAGTATcttaattttctgaagtattaACCACCCAGTGGCCATATATTAAAGCAAACATTCTCTAATTTGATGAGAAACTTTGGAACTATTGAATGCTTATCCCTGTAAGACGACGTGTGGGGTTTTGCTGTAAACGAGGTTAGCAGGGGCTGTTACCTGTGTCTTAGCTCAAAGCCTTCTGCTGCGTGCGCAGTCCTGCCCACCCGCTCTCGTGGCTTGGTTTTCTTGCCCGGTTGGTGTGCAAGCTGGAGCCACGGTTCCCAGCTGTGGTCTGTGCCGCCTGGCCCGTGGGTTGCAGGCAGCATTACAGAACTGGGAAGCTCCCCAGCCATAACAGAGCGCTGCCGCCTGTGACAGCAGTGGGTGGCGTGACAGGTTGCGCGGCAAGGAGCGCGTGCCGTGCTGTGGCCAGGGAGCGTGCTGCCTAATGGGTCCCCTTTAGGCGCCTGGTCCCTCTGTGCCTCCCTTCAGCTGCAACTGGGTGCCGCTCCTCAGCGTGCGAGGCAGGGCACCGGACACCCCCGGGTGCGTTTGCTGGAACCACAGGTTCAAACCCACATATGTTACCACGTGCCTTGCAGAGCCTCTTGATGCCATCCGATCTCCCTAGATCTGTGCAGGCAGGCCTTTTAAGCTGTAGCCCTTCCTTATTCATTTGTGAATGAATGGGAATCAATAGATTTGGTGGAAGTTATATATAATGGTAGCATGTTATATAGCTGCAGTGCTGATACCTGAACACGTGCTCATTTTCAATGTCTCAGACTTTTGGGAAAGGACCAGAAATTGGtatcttcttttgtttaaaacttattttaatcaATACTTTAGATGtcgaaaaagacaaaaaggaaatgaatatttaattgggaaataatttcacttttgataaaaataaatatatggaaaCTCAAGTTTTGGTCAGCTTCTGATGTGCATGTTATAGTAAAATGAGAAATGGATATTGAGGATTGATGTTGTTGTTTGCATTTTCAGTCATTTGTCTACATCTCCCATGTTTGGGATCTACCTTTTCAAGAACTAgttattgatttttctgaaagtaaTTATGTGAGGATTTATCTTTTGAAATATAACACAGCTCATTCGGCCTCTTTATCCATTAAAAcctaaaagcatttttctaattttaacCGAAAGGTTTTAACACTTGTAGTGATTCTTGAGAAAACCATCTTGACTTTGAATTCTACTGCCTTATGGAATTACCTGCGCAGGGGAATGCTAGATGATACACTAGCAAAAAAGGCTTTAACTTAATAGTTTCCAGCTGCAATTAAAAGGTGTCTACATTTATAAGATTCCTGAAAAGCCTGTAAATAATccagtttgtttttatatttagaTGACTTTAAGCCTGCATCTATTGATATGTCCTGTGAAGGAGAACTTAAAGTTGGCAAAGGTGAACAGGTGACAATAACACTGCCAAATATCGAGGTGAGTGGGGTGGCTGAAGAGTGGTGAGCCTAAGggaataatttgttttgttgtcATAAGTATATACTGAATATAGAAGGATATGAAGTTTCAGTGCTGTTTCAGAGCTGCTTGTGTGATTTTTACAGTAGAAAAACGATTGCTCTAAGAATGTAGAATTACAAAAGACCTAAAGGTTAAACAGCTGCACTGTAACTTTAAGTGTGTTCACTGCATTGGAAATATGCTGTAGGATGACCCAGAAGTGTTGCGTACAcagaaaagcttcatgtggatgTTGGCAGTGCAAGTTTCCCCTTGGTATTTATTGCTCTAGTGCAGTTCTACAGCAGGAGAGACTGGAAAGGGAAAATTTACTACCTGCCATGCTTTACTGCTCTGCTGATATGGTAACTGAAACCCCTTTTGGTAAAAGGAGTCCTACAGTGAGCATGCTCTCATTGGGAAATAAGCATTTAATCAGTTTCAAACTAAGCTAAGCTGGGTGAAATCCCGTTCCAGTCAAACACCAGCTGCTTTTGGTCCTGGCTACTGTGAATCTAATTTGAATTAACCGATAACATTTTTAAAGGCTAGAAATGATCACTTACAGTGAACTTGTCATCACTGTGATGGGTTGCTGTttctaagaaaagaaagactACAGGAGTAATGCTTACTGAACTTCTGATTTAATAGGGCTCAACTCCACCAGTGACTGTGTTCAAGGGCTCAAAGAAGCCTTACCTAAAAGAATGTATCTTAATTATCAACCATGACACTGGAGAATGTCGCCTAGAGAAACTTAGTAGCAACATCACTGTGAAAAAAACCAGGTGGGTGATTTACAGGAGAAACAACTGTGCTTTACTCATTGTGAAAATCGATTTGTTAATGAGCCTAAATTGAGATACATAACTACCCGTTCCTATTTTTAGCAAAACATCATTTTTTGAAAGTACCTGGCCTTGTTTAATAGAGTGAAAAGCCTGCTTTCTCAGCACACTGACTTCACAGCTTTCGAGTCTTAACTGGCAGaagaaatgggaatttttttaaattttatttatttatttatttatttactaaaaAATGTCACGTTGAAAGAGATGGTAGCTATTTTCTGATGAGTTGGGGGGGAGGTACTGTTTGGAAAGTAGCTTGCCTACTCTATTCTGACTTCTAAATGAGGAAATAGATAAATTCTGTGACATATTTCAGTAATATTAATGGCTTGTTTTTCTCATACCAAgtttttgcatgtttgttttttttttttttgctgctgctgagtcCATAGAAGTAATTTCCAGCAGAATTATTATTAAGTGATCCTGGGTAGCCAGGTATAAAAACAACTGACAAAAGGTTAAAAAGTTATTAGCACTgtattaaaaagcaatttttaatacGGCTATATATAATTATATGCCAGTATAATAATGTACCTAGAAATCTAATGATGCTGTTTAGAAAGGCATGACAAATAATTCCATAACTTAAGATACTGTATCCCCTGTGttcttgcctttttccttgcATCTTGTCTTCtagtaattaaaaatcttttgcttttacGCACAGAGCTGAAGGAAGCAGTAAAGTCCAGTCTCGCatagagcagcaacagcagcaaatgcGAAATGCAACTAAGGTTCCAAACAACGTTAAAAATTCTCCaccaaaagaaaagatgtttccGTCTTCTCCTATGGATGATATCGAACGAGGTAAGCTCCACTGGCACATAAGTTTCAGAAACTTTGCTCTTAAGTAGCAATTAGTTTTTAAGAGCCAGGGTTTTTTCAttgtgtggggtttgttttgttgttttttttaatttgagattcACACAAGCAGCTGATTATGTAAGTACTTTAACCTGATATGGAAATGACCACTCTGGCTCAAGTGgtaacaaagcagtattttaaacttGCTAAGGTAAAAAATAAGATGAACCATTAGGCTTAATAATACCAAGGGTCCTACTGCTTGCTCTCCTTGATTGTCTTCTGCTGCTACTTTAATCAATATATAGTTGGTTGTATTGTGGCACTGGAACCAACTGAGTCACTTCCATTTGACATCACTCCTCATTCTTTCTCTGTACTCAGCAAATGTATAGGTTACAATGCTTTACAgctcaaaacacattttaaattaccGGATAAGACCTTGTGAAAGATGAGGTTCCAGTGAAAAAGACAGCTAAACACCTGCATAAATCAACCCTTGAACAGTGCTATGTACTGTATTCTTGAGAGACTCTGGTTTGGTGCAACACTCATATTTCATGAGTATTTCCTTTTGGAGGATAAGGAAGATGGCAGGTGGTAATTACTTACTACAGAAGTGCTGACAGGTGGCAGTTTCATTGACTGGAATTGACATCTGCCTCCCAAGATGTTCTGAATTcctttaaacagattttttttttttagatgtgtCATTatgaagggtttggtttttttttttttctggtttcatcTTAAACTCTGACCAGAAATCT
It contains:
- the EAF2 gene encoding ELL-associated factor 2; translation: MNGAVPSLFDPKERVLKLGESFEKQPRCAFHTVRYDFKPASIDMSCEGELKVGKGEQVTITLPNIEGSTPPVTVFKGSKKPYLKECILIINHDTGECRLEKLSSNITVKKTRAEGSSKVQSRIEQQQQQMRNATKVPNNVKNSPPKEKMFPSSPMDDIERELKAEASIMDQLSSSDSSSDSKSSSSSSSSSENSSSDSEDEETKPSLPMSMPYLQPQPTVSAIPQQAIPDKDASHNRSQESSGHMMNTLRNDLQLSESGSDSDD